Proteins from one Fragaria vesca subsp. vesca linkage group LG6, FraVesHawaii_1.0, whole genome shotgun sequence genomic window:
- the LOC101299686 gene encoding uncharacterized protein LOC101299686, with the protein MSSVLSSQGLVLATAMAISSTLVFLAFSRKQTLPEPQNTTKQSPTLRSCLSSGDKKRDRKKKKVRFAENVEEEKMVERVTESSSKRVERSCRNQIPENQAALYSGILRDRVQRMACSY; encoded by the exons ATGTCTTCTGTGCTAAGCTCTCAAGGTCTGGTCTTGGCAACCGCCATGGCCATCTCCAGCACCCTCGTCTTTCTTGCTTTCTCCAGAAAACAAACTCTCCCAGAACCCCAGAACACAACAAAGCAAAGTCCTACTCTGCGGTCTTGCTTGTCTTCAG GTGATAAGAAGAGGGATAGAAAGAAAAAGAAAGTGCGTTTTGCTGAGAATGTTGAGGAGGAAAAGATGGTGGAGAGAGTTACGGAGTCGTCGTCTAAAAGAGTTGAAAGAAGTTGCAGAAACCAAATTCCTGAGAATCAAGCTGCCTTGTACAGTGGAATTCTTAGAGACCGGGTGCAGAGGATGGCGTGTTCATATTGA
- the LOC101299973 gene encoding phospholipase D alpha 1-like, with translation MGDAAEHWLHGTLHATIYEVDKLHGSSGNFLRKITGKLEETVGLGKGVSKLYATVDLERARVGRTRVIEKEPSNPKWFESFHIYCAHVAANVIFTVKESNPIGASLIGRAYVPVEQLIEGEEVDTWAEILDDKKKPVHGEPKIHVKLQFFHVSKDRSWGQGIKSPKFPGVPFTFFSQRQGCRVSLFQDAHVPDKFIPKIPLAGGKYYEPHRCWEDIFDAITNAKHLIYITGWSVYTEISLIRDSRRPKSGGDITIGELLKKKASEGVRVLMLVWDDRTSVGLLKKDGLMATHDEETAQFFQNTDVNCVLCPRNPDGGGSIVQGAQISTMFTHHQKIVVVDSEMPNGGSQSRRIVSFVGGLDLCDGRYDTPFHSLFRTLDTAHHDDFHQPNFTGASITKGGPREPWHDIHSRLEGPIAWDVLFNFEQRWRKQGGKDVLVQLRELENVIIPPSPVMFPDDHETWNVQLFRSIDGGAAFGFPDTPEDAARAGLVSGKDNIIDRSIQDAYIHAIRRAKNFIYIENQYFLGSSFAWAADGIKPEDIGASHVIPRELSLKIADKIENGERFTVYVVVPMWPEGIPESASVQAILDWQRRTMEMMYKDIKEALDKHGVEEDPRNYLTFFCLGNREVKKDGEYEPSEAPEADSDYIRAQEARRFMIYVHTKMMIVDDEYIIIGSANINQRSMDGARDSEIAMGAYQPHHLSVREPARGQIHGFRMALWYEHLGMLDETFLQPESVECIKKVNQIADKYWDLYSSETLEHDLPGHLLRYPVGVTSEGEVTELPGFEFFPDTKARVLGARSDYLPPILTT, from the exons ATTACTGGAAAACTTGAAGAGACTGTTGGTCTCGGCAAAGGAGTTAGCAAACTCTATGCAACCGTTGATCTGGAAAGAGCTAGGGTTGGTCGGACCAGAGTTATAGAAAAAGAACCCTCTAATCCCAAGTGGTTTGAGTCTTTCCACATTTATTGTGCCCATGTTGCTGCAAATGTTATATTCACAGTCAAGGAGTCTAATCCTATTGGAGCATCATTAATTGGAAGAGCGTATGTACCTGTTGAACAACTTATTGAAGGGGAAGAAGTGGATACATGGGCTGAAATTTTGGATGACAAAAAAAAACCTGTTCATGGGGAGCCCAAGATACATGTGAAACTACAATTTTTTCATGTTTCAAAGGACCGCAGTTGGGGTCAAGGTATTAAGAGTCCTAAATTTCCTGGAGTTCCATTTACATTTTTCTCTCAGAGACAAGGATGTAGGGTTTCACTGTTCCAAGATGCTCATGTCCCGGATAAATTTATTCCTAAAATTCCTCTTGCTGGAGGGAAGTATTATGAGCCGCACAGATGTTGGGAAGATATCTTTGATGCAATCACTAATGCAAAACACCTGATCTACATTACTGGGTGGTCAGTTTATACTGAAATTTCATTAATAAGGGACTCAAGGAGGCCAAAATCAGGTGGAGATATCACTATTGGTGAGTTACTTAAAAAGAAAGCAAGTGAAGGTGTCCGTGTTCTTATGCTTGTTTGGGATGATAGGACCTCGGTTGGTTTATTAAAAAAAGATGGACTGATGGCCACCCATGATGAGGAAACTGCACAGTTTTTCCAGAACACTGACGTCAACTGTGTCTTATGCCCTCGTAATCCCGATGGTGGTGGAAGCATTGTTCAGGGGGCACAAATCTCTACCATGTTCACTCATCATCAGAAGATTGTGGTTGTCGATAGTGAAATGCCAAATGGAGGATCACAGAGTAGAAGAATTGTGAGTTTTGTTGGGGGTCTTGATCTGTGTGATGGAAGATACGATACCCCATTCCATTCACTTTTCAGGACATTGGATACTGCACATCATGATGATTTCCATCAGCCAAATTTTACTGGTGCATCGATTACCAAAGGTGGGCCAAGAGAACCTTGGCATGATATTCACTCTCGGCTGGAAGGGCCTATTGCTTGGGATGTGTTGTTTAACTTTGAGCAGAGATGGAGAAAGCAAGGTGGTAAAGATGTACTTGTTCAGCTCAGAGAGCTTGAGAATGTCATTATTCCACCATCTCCTGTTATGTTCCCAGATGACCATGAGACATGGAATGTACAGTTATTCAGATCAATTGATGGAGGAGCTGCTTTTGGCTTCCCGGATACGCCTGAAGATGCAGCCAGAGCTGGGCTTGTTAGTGGGAAGGATAACATCATTGATCGAAGCATTCAGGATGCTTATATCCATGCTATTCGCCGGGCAAAGAACTTCATATATATTGAAAATCAATATTTTCTTGGTAGCTCTTTTGCCTGGGCAGCTGATGGTATAAAACCTGAAGACATTGGTGCTTCGCATGTAATTCCTAGGGAGCTTTCGCTTAAGATTGCTGACAAGATAGAGAATGGGGAGAGGTTTACTGTCTATGTCGTTGTACCAATGTGGCCAGAGGGAATCCCAGAGTCCGCATCAGTCCAGGCCATATTAGATTGGCAGAGGAGGACAATGGAAATGATGTACAAAGATATTAAGGAGGCACTTGATAAACATGGTGTTGAGGAGGATCCAAGGAACTATTTGACATTTTTCTGCCTTGGAAATCGGGAGGTGAAGAAGGACGGAGAATATGAACCCTCTGAGGCACCTGAGGCAGATTCAGATTATATTAGAGCTCAGGAAGCCCGGCGCTTCATGATTTATGTTCACACCAAAATGATGATAG TCGATGATGAATACATCATCATTGGATCTGCCAACATCAATCAGAGATCAATGGATGGTGCCAGGGACTCTGAAATAGCCATGGGAGCCTACCAACCACATCATCTATCAGTCAGGGAGCCAGCACGTGGCCAGATCCATGGTTTCCGTATGGCATTGTGGTACGAGCACCTTGGCATGCTGGATGAGACCTTCCTCCAGCCAGAAAGCGTTGAATGTATCAAAAAGGTCAACCAGATTGCTGACAAATACTGGGACCTCTATTCAAGTGAAACACTGGAACATGATTTGCCGGGTCACCTGCTTCGCTATCCTGTTGGAGTTACCAGTGAAGGAGAAGTCACAGAGTTGCCAGGATTCGAATTCTTCCCTGACACCAAGGCTCGAGTGCTAGGTGCCAGATCCGACTACCTTCCTCCCATCCTTACTACTTGA